A region from the Triticum urartu cultivar G1812 chromosome 1, Tu2.1, whole genome shotgun sequence genome encodes:
- the LOC125517615 gene encoding LEC14B protein-like yields MGYGMSRLQGSSEPEGQNSDGSSSVEVNNDFSKLHNDIFHMTRLRSGPSESIRKSMDRVSVTRLLRGREVNSSGNGKFSPVDRAFVLGHYLPVDGPETVDTMDSRAYVSQFSADGSLFVAGFQGSHIRIYDVDKGWEIHKDIHARSLRWTISDAALSPDQRFLVYSSLAPIIHIVNVGTASKESYANVTDIHDGLDFSEHEDVRYSFGLFSVKFSTDGRELVAGSNDDSIYVYDLQANKVTLRLPAHTSDVNTVAFADESGNLLYSGSDDNLCKVWDRRCLSTGEAAGVLTGHLHGITHIDSRGDGRCFISNGKDQAIKMWDIRKMTSNADGSENRVPAWDYRYSRYPQQYKQQKHPHDQSVATYRGHSVLRTLIRCYFSPTYSTGQKYIYTGSYDASVCIYDVVSGSQVAKLQGHHHLAVRDCSWHPSDPMLVSSSWDGQVARWSRTRSEQDTCESS; encoded by the exons ATGGGTTATGGCATGAGTAGGCTACAGGGATCCAGTGAGCCTGAAGGGCAGAATAGTGATGGATCTAGTTCAGTCGAAGTGAATAATGATTTCTCAAAATTACATAATGATATTTTCCATATGACTCGACTAAGATCAGGACCTAGTGAAAGCATCCGCAAGTCCATGGATAGAGTCTCAGTAACTAGGTTGTTACGTGGAAGGGAAGTTAATTCTTCAGGAAATGGAAAGTTCTCTCCGGTTGATCGTGCATTCGTTCTTGGTCATTATCTTCCAGTGGATGGTCCTGAGACGGTGGATACGATGGATTCACGAGCTTATGTTTCACAGTTTTCTGCCGATGGTTCTCTTTTTGTTGCTGGTTTTCAG GGAAGCCACATAAGAATATATGATGTCGATAAAGGTTGGGAAATACACAAGGACATTCATGCTAGAAGTTTGAGATGGACAATTAGTGATGCAGCGTTATCACCTGATCAAAGGTTCCTC GTCTACTCTAGTCTGGCACCCATTATCCATATTGTCAATGTTGGCACTGCTTCAAAAGAATCATATGCTAATGTCACT GACATCCATGATGGATTAGATTTTTCAGAGCATGAAGATGTTAGATATTCATTTGGACTCTTTTCTGTTAAATTTTCCACTGATGGACGGGAGCTTGTTGCTGGCAGTAATGATGATTCAATATATGTCTATGACCTTCAGGCAAACAAAGTGACATTGCGTTTGCCTGCCCATACA TCTGATGTCAACACAGTAGCATTTGCTGATGAATCTGGTAACCTACTTTATTCTGGAAGCGATGATAACTTGTGCAAG GTCTGGGACAGACGTTGTTTGTCCACAGGGGAAGCGGCTGGGGTTTTGACTGGACATCTGCATGGCATTACTCATATTGACAGCCGTGGAGATGGTAGATGTTTCATATCAAATGGAAAAGATCAAGCTATTAAGATGTGGGACATCCGGAAAATGACATCCAATGCTGATGG TTCCGAAAACAGAGTCCCTGCCTGGGACTACAGATATTCAAGATATCCACAACAGTACAAGCAACAAAAGCATCCACATGACCAGTCAGTAGCTACATACCGGGGCCATTCAGTTCTCCGTACATTAATTCGCTGCTATTTTTCTCCCACATATAG CACAGGACAGAAGTACATATATACAGGATCTTATGATGCTAGTGTCTGCATCTATGATGTG GTAAGTGGGTCGCAAGTTGCCAAACTGCAAGGACATCATCATTTGGCAGTTCGAGACTGCAGCTGGCATCCGTCCGATCCAATGCTTGTCAGTTCATCATGGGACGGCCAGGTCGCGAGATGGTCCAGGACTCGCTCCGAGCAAGATACTTGTGAATCCAGTTAA